In one Brassica oleracea var. oleracea cultivar TO1000 chromosome C9, BOL, whole genome shotgun sequence genomic region, the following are encoded:
- the LOC106313312 gene encoding homeobox-leucine zipper protein HAT14: protein MELALCLGDNTNKFSFMEKPSKTNNNPSASSTSTSDKDLGFNMGLNVLGFGGHRSLSSSSSPSMEDEKDKNKRKLAPKAIDSDGFRVSSSVDPSLQLQLHFPWLPENSRQGGRISGAATVPEEEEEAALSMSVSPPDSVTSSFRLDFGIKSYGYERRNNKRDIENDDVERSTSRASNEDNDDDNGATRKKLRLSKDQSAFLEDSFKEHSTLNPKQKMALAKQLNLRPRQVEVWFQNRRARTKLKQTEVDCEYLKRCCESLTEENRRLQKEVKELRALKTSSPFCMQLPATTLTMCPSCERVATSVSHPSSSAAHNIDLSKSSFHSPLISVKPGPGKQVS, encoded by the exons ATGGAACTAGCCTTGTGTCTAGGTGACAATACTAACAAGTTCTCTTTTATGGAGAAGCCCTCGAAGACTAATAATAATCCCTCTGCCTCGTCGACCTCAACTTCCGACAAGGATCTTGGGTTCAACATGGGTTTAAATGTACTTGGTTTTGGTGGCCACAGATCGTTGTCATCCTCTTCGTCTCCCTCGATGGAAGACGAGAAGGATAAGAACAAGAGGAAACTAGCGCCGAAAGCAATTGATTCTGATGGATTTAGGGTTTCGTCTTCCGTAGATCCGTCACTACAGCTTCAGCTTCACTTCCCTTGGCTCCCTGAGAATA GTCGGCAAGGAGGAAGGATCTCAGGGGCAGCTACGGTTCCTGAGGAGGAAGAGGAGGCAGCGCTTAGTATGTCAGTGTCCCCACCGGATAGTGTAACGTCGTCGTTTCGGTTAGACTTTGGGATTAAAAGTTATGGTTATGAGAGAAGAAATAATAAGAGAGATATCGAAAACGATGACGTTGAGAGGTCTACTTCAAGAGCCAGCAACGAAGACAACGATGACGACAACGGAGCAACCAGGAAGAAACTAAGGCTCTCTAAGGACCAATCTGCTTTTCTTGAAGATAGCTTCAAAGAACACAGCACCCTTAATCCT AAGCAAAAGATGGCGTTGGCAAAGCAGTTGAATCTTCGTCCTCGTCAGGTTGAAGTTTGGTTTCAAAACAGACGAGCCAG GACAAAGCTGAAGCAAACGGAAGTGGACTGTGAATACCTAAAGAGATGCTGTGAGTCACTAACCGAAGAAAACCGGAGGCTTCAGAAAGAGGTTAAAGAATTGAGAGCCTTGAAGACTTCTTCTCCTTTCTGCATGCAACTTCCGGCCACCACTCTCACTATGTGCCCTTCTTGTGAACGCGTTGCCACCTCAGTATCACATCCCTCCTCGTCAGCTGCACACAACATTGACTTGTCCAAGTCATCATTTCACAGTCCTTTGATTTCGGTTAAGCCTGGACCGGGAAAACAAGTTTCATGA
- the LOC106318623 gene encoding protein trichome birefringence-like, which translates to MASDAVKYTPIHNGTTTTTTTTAAAAEIKSFFSAVKPRKTSTFAYAFVITFVAVTLFFAFSPSTNSSSPWFSNIFSSFSSTTTAPSSDGSHFSSIFSYIIPNATSTTPTNRSSDATSNTTVPVPDVAKNSTLQSPAPENRTPVAKNTTFGSPTINGTNPVAKNSTLQAPAPENRTPIAKNPTFESPVGNRTNPVAKNNTLQAPAPEKRTPAAKNATFESPVVNGTNPASQPLLPDKSPTGSSNQTRTATDDVRNQTSAPPVSVDLTANSSSSSKGDSVSLVKQEIEKWSESLKNCEFFDGEWIRDETYPLYKPGSCKLIDEQFNCISNGRPDKDFQKLKWKPKKCSLPRLNGGILLEMLRGRRLVFVGDSLNRNMWESLVCILKGSVKDESKVYEARGRHHFRGEAEYSFVFQDYNCTVEFFVSPFLVQETEIVDKKGTKKETLRLDLVGKSSEQYKGADIIVFNTGHWWTHEKTSKGEDYYQEGSNVYHELAVLEAFRKALTTWGRWVEKNVNPNKSLVFFRGYSASHFSGGQWNSGGACDSETEPIKNETYLTPYPSKMKVLERVLRGMKTPVTYLNITRLTDYRKDGHPSVYRKHSLSDREKKTPLLYQDCSHWCLPGVPDSWNEILYAELLVKLSQLGKARRDP; encoded by the exons ATGGCGTCAGACGCCGTCAAGTATACGCCGATTCACAACGGAACAACAACAACTACAACAACAACCGCCGCCGCAGCCGAAATCAAAAGCTTCTTCTCCGCCGTGAAACCCCGAAAAACCTCAACTTTCGCTTACGCCTTCGTAATCACCTTCGTCGCTGTCACTCTCTTCTTCGCCTTTAGCCCTTCTACAAACTCGTCTTCCCCTTGGTTCTCCAACATCTTCTCTTCCTTCTCCTCCACCACCACCGCTCCTTCATCAGACGGATCTCACTTCTCTTCGATCTTCTCCTACATCATCCCCAACGCCACTTCAACGACCCCCACCAATAGATCTAGCGACGCCACCTCTAACACCACCGTCCCTGTCCCCGACGTCGCCAAAAACAGTACTTTGCAATCACCGGCGCCGGAAAATCGAACTCCGGTTGCTAAAAACACAACCTTTGGATCTCCGACCATAAACGGAACCAACCCAGTTGCCAAAAACAGTACTTTACAAGCACCGGCGCCGGAAAATCGAACTCCGATCGCTAAAAACCCAACCTTTGAATCTCCGGTCGGAAACAGAACCAACCCAGTTGCCAAAAACAATACTTTACAAGCACCGGCGCCGGAAAAACGAACTCCGGCTGCTAAAAACGCAACCTTTGAATCTCCGGTCGTAAACGGAACCAACCCAGCTTCTCAACCTCTGCTTCCAGATAAGTCTCCGACAGGATCGAGTAATCAGACACGAACCGCCACCGATGATGTTCGAAACCAGACATCAGCTCCACCCGTGTCGGTAGATCTGACAGCCAATTCCAGTTCATCAAGCAAAGGTGATTCAGTTTCTTTAGTGAAGCAAGAGATCGAGAAATGGAGCGAATCTCTAAAGAACTGTGAGTTCTTCGACGGTGAATGGATCAGAGATGAAACATACCCGCTTTACAAACCAGGTTCGTGTAAGCTCATCGACGAACAGTTCAACTGTATATCAAACGGACGACCCGACAAAGACTTTCAGAAACTCAAGTGGAAGCCTAAGAAATGTAGTTTACCAAG GTTAAATGGAGGTATATTGCTGGAGATGCTTAGAGGAAGAAGACTAGTGTTCGTGGGTGACTCTCTGAATAGGAACATGTGGGAGTCTCTGGTTTGTATACTCAAAGGATCGGTGAAAGATGAGAGTAAAGTCTATGAAGCTAGAGGGAGACATCATTTCCGTGGGGAGGCTGAGTACTCTTTTGTATTCCAA GATTATAATTGCACGGTGGAGTTCTTTGTTTCGCCCTTCTTGGTTCAAGAAACTGAGATTGTTGACAAGAAGGGAACAAAGAAGGAGACTCTAAGGCTTGATTTGGTTGGGAAGTCCTCAGAGCAGTACAAAGGAGCTGATATTATTGTCTTTAATACCGGACATTGGTGGACTCATGAGAAAACATCCAAAGG GGAGGATTATTATCAAGAAGGAAGCAATGTGTATCACGAACTCGCGGTACTTGAAGCTTTCCGTAAAGCGTTAACCACATGGGGTCGATGGGTTGAGAAGAACGTGAATCCTAACAAGTCTCTTGTTTTCTTCCGAGGCTACTCCGCTTCGCATTTCAGTGGCGGGCAATGGAACTCGGGAGGAGCATGCGACAGCGAAACTGAGCCGATCAAGAACGAGACGTACCTAACACCGTACCCGTCTAAAATGAAGGTGCTGGAGAGAGTGTTACGGGGGATGAAAACCCCCGTCACGTATCTAAACATCACCAGATTAACGGACTACAGGAAGGATGGTCACCCGTCGGTCTACAGGAAACATAGCTTATCGGATAGAGAAAAGAAAACGCCGTTGCTGTACCAAGACTGTAGCCACTGGTGCCTCCCGGGAGTTCCTGACTCTTGGAACGAGATACTATACGCTGAGCTGCTCGTTAAACTCAGTCAGCTTGGCAAAGCAAGACGGGATCCTTGA
- the LOC106313848 gene encoding thioredoxin-like 3-1, chloroplastic, whose product MAALASNPQMLTRQGHSSYKKEQFWKKESLSLEKKCGFCCVKVYNYEKLGRSQVEKEWRLEAFWSNVSQPETVEMVPINDVDELEAVLSEARNLSQPIIIEWMASWCRKCIYLKPKLEKLAAEYNNRTKFYYVDVNKVPQTLVKRGNISKMPTIQLWKEGEMQEEVIGGHKGWLVIEEVRELINKYV is encoded by the exons ATGGCAGCGCTAGCATCAAACCCTCAGATGTTAACGAGACAAGGTCACAGTAGTTACAAGAAGGAACAATTCTGGAAGAAAGAGAGTTTGAGTTTGGAGAAGAAGTGTGGGTTTTGTTGCGTGAAGGTTTACAATTATGAAAAGCTTGGGAGGTCACAAGTAGAGAAAGAGTGGAGGTTAGAAGCCTTTTGGTCAAACGTATCACAGCCTGAGACTGTGGAGATGGTACCCATTAACGATGTTGATGAGCTTGAAGCTGTTCTCTCTGAGGCACGCAACCTCTCTCAGCCTATCATCATCGAATG GATGGCTTCTTGGTGTAGGAAATGTATTTACTTGAAGCCTAAGTTGGAGAAATTAGCAGCGGAATATAATAACCG AACAAAGTTTTACTACGTGGATGTGAACAAGGTGCCTCAAACCTTGGTCAAGCGTGGCAACATTTCT AAAATGCCCACCATTCAG TTGTGGAAGGAAGGGGAGATGCAAGAGGAAGTGATAGGAGGTCACAAAGGATGGCTTGTAATTGAAGAAGTCAGAGAACTGATCAACAAATATGTTTGA
- the LOC106317249 gene encoding nucleolin 2-like produces MERSAIKGMSQLTLNESETKKTRPRKRDIGRIRVRGYNTDLPHDDVVSALRKHFSSCGEITDVYIFEKTDGLHSFGFIYFLGEGAVDKALQLSGIDVGGWTVIAEPYPFTEHAGCYPAVVVQGYDTLLDNADIEKMLFEHFSSCAEVTEIRVHKRSIGAAVVELYGEDAEQKVMDLDESIMVGRKISVTLYTAPTVYSVHPRRRRNRNYYPVALCFDS; encoded by the exons ATGGAGAGATCCGCGATCAAA GGGATGAGTCAGCTGACATTGAACGAAAGTGAGACCAAGAAAACCAGACCAAGAAAACG CGACATAGGGAGGATTCGCGTGAGAGGATATAACACTGACCTTCCCCATGATGATGTAGTAAGCGCGTTGAGGAAACATTTCTCTTCGTGTGGAGAGATCACAGATGTTTATATCTTCGAAAAGACTGATGGTCTACACAG TTTTGGTTTTATTTATTTTCTGGGAGAGGGCGCAGTGGACAAGGCCTTGCAACTTAGTGGAATTGACGTGGGAGGATGGACCGTTATTGCTGAGCCTTATCCGTTTACGGAACATGCAGGCTG CTACCCTGCTGTAGTTGTTCAAGGATACGACACTCTTCTTGATAACGCTGATATCGAGAAAATGTTGTTTGAACATTTCTCTTCGTGTGCAGAGGTTACTGAGATTCGTGTTCACAAGAGGAG CATTGGTGCAGCTGTTGTAGAGCTTTATGGAGAAGATGCTGAACAAAAGGTGATGGATCTTGATGAGAGCATCATGGTAGGCCGCAAAATAAGTGTTACGCTTTATACTGCGCCGACTGTTTACAGTGTCCACCCTCGTCGTCGACGTAACCGTAATTATTATCCAGTTGCATTGTGTTTTGATTCTTGA